The stretch of DNA GTGGTGTTACGACCTGGCCAACTCGAACTCGATGCCCTAGGAGCGACCCTCGCGGCAATCCGGGCGGCCCAAGCCCAAGCCGTTTTTTGCATTAACCAAGCCCATCCCCAGGCCAATTTGACGGAATTGATCGAGGGACTCGCCGTCTACTACCCTGTCGGGCCATTGATTCGCAGTCGTGCCGATTTTCCTGCTTCTGTTGCCGAGGGGCGTGCTGTTACAGAATGGAATCCGGATGGCAAAGCAGCAACGGAAATTAAAAATTATTGGTTGTGGCTCCAGGAGTATTTAAACTAATGGCCCGTAAAAAAGCGACCCTGAATCTTGATCGACTCAACCAACGGGCGACGGCAGAATTCACCGCCGAAAAAGCCTATGAAAATGAAGTTAACCAAAATCTAAAGCTCCTGTTGTTTGAGGATATTTTGGATCGTCCGGGGGGAGATGCCCGTCCCCTCAATGATAAACACGTCCAAGAATTGGTCGATTCGATTCTGGTGCTGGGTTTAATTACTCCTTTGACGGTGGATCGCCATGGTCATCTGCTAGCTGGGGGACATCGCCGGGAGGCCCTCTATCAGATTAAGCTGGCCCACCCCGATCAATATGCGAGTGTATTTCCCGAAGGAATCCCGGTGCGGGTGGTGGATATTGACGCGGCGGCGGATGCTGTGGATGCTCTGCAAATTGAAATCGAAGAAAATACCCAACGGAAAAATTTTACGGTGACAGAAATTCGGGCGGCGGCAAAAAAGCTAGAAACTGCTGGCTATAAACGCTTACGGGGCCGACCCAAGACGGGAGAAAAATCCTTGAAACGGGAACTGGCTAAGGTTTTTCGGCTTTCTGAGGATCGGATTCAGCGCATTTTAAATGATTCTGCCCCAAAAGGTAGGCGTACACCTACCTTTTCGCCGGAGTCGGCGATCGCCACCGTCGAGAAATGGTCAAAACAACTGGCAGACAGTGAGGATCCGACCTTGGGGCCAGTCCAAGGGCAATTGGAAAAACTCCTCGGAGAACTGCGCAAACTACCACCGTCGAATCCTTAAAAAAGGTATGTTTTAAAAGGTAGGTGCGCACCTACCTTTTTTCCTAACTTTCCGAAGACCCAATGAAATTAACCCAAGACATGGAGTAAAAAACCCAATGTATTATCAACCGCTAGAAATTTGTTTTCGTTTACCCCAATGGCTGCAGGAATATAGCGCTCAATATCAACCGACTCCAGGCGATCGCCAAAAAATGCGCTTTGTGGTGGAGGCTGCCCGGGAAAATATTATTCAAAAAACAGGTGGGCCTTTTGGGGCCGGGATTTTTAACATCGAAACCGGGGAGCTGATCGCCCTGGGAGTGAACCTGGTGACCAGCGAAAATTTGTTCTTTCTCCACGCAGAGATGGTGGCGATCGCGATCGCCCAACACAAATTTAACCAAGACAATCTCAGCACTGCCAATTTGCCTGCCTTGGAACTGATCGCTAGTACTGAACCCTGTGGAATGTGTTTGGGGGGAATCCATTGGTCAAACTTAAAGCGGGTGGTCAGTGGGGCTAGGGGCGCTGATGCGGAGGCCATTGGTTTCGACGAAGGGCCAAAACCCTCAAATTGGCAAATAGCCCTCGAACAGCGCGGCATCATCGTGAAAACAGAAGTGGAGCTGGCTTTTGCCCAAGAGGTCTTACAATTTTATCAAGCGCAACAGGGGCCAATTTATAATACCTAGGCCAGGGTATGAAACGGAAAATTTGCCCGGACTTGCCAATGGCGGCCATTGTGTTGCAGCAAACTCAAACCCCCAGCGGTAAAACAATGGTGTAGAGGACGCTCCCGAAAAAAGGCCCAGGCCCGGTCAAAATTAGCGCGGCTTAAATCTTTAAAAGCGATGGTTACATGGGGACAAAAAGGGCGATCGCCATCGCGTTGCGCCTGAATATTTAACCATGTCCTCAAGGCCGTTGTTAACTGAGCTTGGCATTCCCGGAGTGGGGGAGTCAGTTGGACATCGATATAGATCACGCGCGGCGCAAAGCAATTAAAACCCGTCAACTGTACCGGGAAACTCATTTGGTTCTGGGCAAAGATTTGGAGAACGTTTTCGAGGTGATCAATGTCTTCGACTGGAAATTTAAAGGGCGGTTGCAGGGTGATGTGGGGCGGCGAATTGAGAGCCTTTTTAGTTTGGAATCGCTCAACACAATAGTATTGCCAGCCAGAGGCGATCGCTCCGAGATCCGGCGGTAACGACAACGCTACAAAAAATAACTGTCGATTGGCAGTGCCGATAATCTTACCTAGGATTAACCATCAAAAAAAACAAATCCCAAAACCTGCGTCAAGAGTACTAGACCTTTACAGAAATCTTGAACCCTACTGATTAGCCAAGCGGAATAGCAAAATACACAATCAAGTTTCTTGCACTACTCTTGTTCGAGTAAATAATAAAACAAATCATCCACCACAGCATTCGCGGCGATCAAACTAGGGACATTCCAATAGGCATCAATCTCATAAACCTTATTGTTCTGCACAGCCTGGAGTTGTAACCATAAAGGATCTTGCTTAAACGTTTCTAAAGCCGCTTGGGCCGAACGACTAATTTCTGGCGTTGCGCCAAACGTCCAAACAAACAATACATCCCCATCGGCCCGTTGCAACTCTTCTTTACTGATCACCTCTTGAAAGGGATGTTCACCAAAAACACCTCGATCTTGATAGTCAGGACGTGCTAAACCTGCATCTTGTAAAATTGTGCCCGCAAAGGAATTTTTGAGATAAACACTAATCCGATCAGGATAAATACGAACCAACGAGACTTCCAGATTCGTCAGTCGTTCTCCCATTTTCTCCCGGAAAAGATCAAGGCGCCGTTGATATTCTGCCAAGAGAGCTTGGGCGCGATCTTGTTTCCCCAAAGCCTCAGCATTCAATAACAAAATATCTTGCCATTCGCCATTGGTTTCTGCTCCCTCCAAAACCGTAGGGGCAATTTGGGACAATTGTTCATAAATTGCCCCATCACTGTATGCGGCTCCTAAAATTAAATCTGGCTGCAACGACAATATTTTTTCAAGATTTGCAGATCCCTCCATACCCACAATTTCAGCCCCCTGTACCCTTTGTCGTAAAAGCTCAGGGGTATTACTAATCGTCCCAACAGGTTGCATCTCCAAAACAAGAACACTGTCTAGAGCC from Picosynechococcus sp. PCC 7002 encodes:
- a CDS encoding iron-siderophore ABC transporter substrate-binding protein, which encodes MQPVGTISNTPELLRQRVQGAEIVGMEGSANLEKILSLQPDLILGAAYSDGAIYEQLSQIAPTVLEGAETNGEWQDILLLNAEALGKQDRAQALLAEYQRRLDLFREKMGERLTNLEVSLVRIYPDRISVYLKNSFAGTILQDAGLARPDYQDRGVFGEHPFQEVISKEELQRADGDVLFVWTFGATPEISRSAQAALETFKQDPLWLQLQAVQNNKVYEIDAYWNVPSLIAANAVVDDLFYYLLEQE
- a CDS encoding 2'-5' RNA ligase family protein, yielding MSLPPDLGAIASGWQYYCVERFQTKKALNSPPHITLQPPFKFPVEDIDHLENVLQIFAQNQMSFPVQLTGFNCFAPRVIYIDVQLTPPLRECQAQLTTALRTWLNIQAQRDGDRPFCPHVTIAFKDLSRANFDRAWAFFRERPLHHCFTAGGLSLLQHNGRHWQVRANFPFHTLA
- a CDS encoding nucleoside deaminase, with amino-acid sequence MYYQPLEICFRLPQWLQEYSAQYQPTPGDRQKMRFVVEAARENIIQKTGGPFGAGIFNIETGELIALGVNLVTSENLFFLHAEMVAIAIAQHKFNQDNLSTANLPALELIASTEPCGMCLGGIHWSNLKRVVSGARGADAEAIGFDEGPKPSNWQIALEQRGIIVKTEVELAFAQEVLQFYQAQQGPIYNT
- a CDS encoding ParA family protein, translated to MKKIAIVSRKGGVGKSTLTMNLAVVAGPSTIIDTDPQASCADWGDRRADDPPLVHTVPAGRVQVSLKRCQTDWLFVDTQPSAEASLIEIAQIADLCVVVLRPGQLELDALGATLAAIRAAQAQAVFCINQAHPQANLTELIEGLAVYYPVGPLIRSRADFPASVAEGRAVTEWNPDGKAATEIKNYWLWLQEYLN
- a CDS encoding ParB/RepB/Spo0J family partition protein, which translates into the protein MARKKATLNLDRLNQRATAEFTAEKAYENEVNQNLKLLLFEDILDRPGGDARPLNDKHVQELVDSILVLGLITPLTVDRHGHLLAGGHRREALYQIKLAHPDQYASVFPEGIPVRVVDIDAAADAVDALQIEIEENTQRKNFTVTEIRAAAKKLETAGYKRLRGRPKTGEKSLKRELAKVFRLSEDRIQRILNDSAPKGRRTPTFSPESAIATVEKWSKQLADSEDPTLGPVQGQLEKLLGELRKLPPSNP